GCTCCCCCTGTCCGACGATGCGCAGCGCCACCCGGTCGTTGCCCTCGGCGATCCGGTCGAACCAGTCGGTTGCCCAGTTGAACTGCCGTGGCCGCGGCCACCGGAACGCCTTGCGCGCGGCGTCCTGGTCGTTGGCGTGGTGCAAAAGGAGGTCCCGCGCGGCGCGGAACTCCTGGTAGGCATCGTCTTGCCCGGACAACTTGTCCCCGATCACTGGAAGGTGTTGGACGCGGCCCGGCGCAGCACGCTGAGTGCTATCACGTCGGCGTCCCTGGAGAAGGAGGTGTGCACGCCCGGCCGGCCGTTGCCGATCTGGGTGAACCAGCACACCCGCTCGGTCGGAATGCCCAGCGCGTAGAGGGCCCGGTGCGGCCGGCCGTCGGCGGCGATCACCCGACGCTCGGCGGGGGTGATGTGCAGTGCCCCGGTGGCGAACATCTCTTCGGTGTCGCCGTGCACGAAGTCGACGGCCATCCGGTCCTCGACCAGCTGCCGCATCAGCGGATCGGTGTTGCGGATCAGTCCCGCGGTCGGGATCCGGGAGTCGATGAGCACGTCGCAGTGCCTGCGCGAGCCCTCGACGGCCGGGGATTCCAGGAAGAACCGGCCCTGCTCGGCGTCGCATCCGTGCACCACATCCGGCCCGGCCACGTCCAGCACCCTGGCATCGACCAAAGCCAGGAACTGCGCGGTGCGTTTCAGCGGTGGGCCGGTGAAGAGTGCCGAGGTGCGCGAGACGAACCGGCCGAGGAAGTCGGCGCGATGGGATCGCGGGGTCAGGCCACCGAAGTCCACGGCGTGCCGCAGCACTTCGCGGGAGTCGCGGATGGCGTCCAGCGCGGCCTTGAGCGGGCTGTCCACGTTGCCCTGATCGGCCTCCGTGATGTCCGCGAGCAGGATGCGCCGAACCTCGGCGACCACGTCGGCACCGGAGGCGAACCGCTTGGTGTGCAACGGTCTGGACAGCTGGTCCAGGTCGACGGGTTCCACGTCCTCGAGTCCGTGGCGCACCACCACTTCGCGCCAGCGCGACAGTTCCGGGCCGAGTGCGTACAGCTCGGCACCGACCGCCTCGGCACGCTCAGGCCCGTGCTGGGTCCTTGCCTGGGTGGTGTAGTAGACATAGTTGATTTCGGCCTCGAGCAAGGACAGCACGTCGCGGTCGAAGTCCAGGGCGGGGTTCCCACGGTGCACCGCGTTGCGCTCGCGCAGTTGGCCGATGGCGGCCGAGGTG
This portion of the Streptomyces sp. 2114.4 genome encodes:
- a CDS encoding FAD/NAD(P)-binding protein; translated protein: MLDVAIVGTGPRGISVFERLAANLMAETEPPRVRIWLIDAVELGAGRIWRTDQETSFLMNTVVGEISMFSGVFDGEPCRPGAGLSFQQWLPTQPEPELSGLDHDDYAPRYAYGRYLRYVYDSVVRAMSGLGEVVEVVGKVTSLREMGNSYELHVSTSDDERTVTADAVVITTGHAQAELSEHQSELARFAQDRPGLRYLSGDSAADLDLQSIPPGAAVGVVGLGLSFYDILMSFTVGRGGKFKVNGDGAMCYVPSGNEPSVVAGSRSGLPIRSRGRNQKGVTGRAAPKFLTSAAIGQLRERNAVHRGNPALDFDRDVLSLLEAEINYVYYTTQARTQHGPERAEAVGAELYALGPELSRWREVVVRHGLEDVEPVDLDQLSRPLHTKRFASGADVVAEVRRILLADITEADQGNVDSPLKAALDAIRDSREVLRHAVDFGGLTPRSHRADFLGRFVSRTSALFTGPPLKRTAQFLALVDARVLDVAGPDVVHGCDAEQGRFFLESPAVEGSRRHCDVLIDSRIPTAGLIRNTDPLMRQLVEDRMAVDFVHGDTEEMFATGALHITPAERRVIAADGRPHRALYALGIPTERVCWFTQIGNGRPGVHTSFSRDADVIALSVLRRAASNTFQ